One region of Thermus filiformis genomic DNA includes:
- a CDS encoding glycogen debranching N-terminal domain-containing protein, producing MIPLKEDDTYLVLNARGFAEEGPEGFYRHDTRFLSRYRLVLPEELRLLEGRVPRPDRLVQFWGRFRGPDGVLFLRRELRVARGRVEERLLFQNLSPEPQELRVDLELRGEFADLFQVRGWREEASSREALSHRAEDGVEQRVVVDPVPPPSGFLLSLPPRGEGGLALTLRLESPLEASGELPDYEAFLEAFPRGEGPWEAPLRQALMDLRALLLATPEGPVPAAGIPWFVAPFGRDSLLAAFMLLPWGKEVARGVLRYLAYRQGQVHDPSREEEPGKILHEVRLGELSRTGRVPFARYYGTVDATPLFLVLLGRYLDLTGDLGLVRELRSYWERALAWVEGADLDGDGLLEFHPSGTGLSVQSWKDSHDSMSHADGRLAEPPLAVSEVQGYAYLAFRYAEAFYRALGEEAHARRYRERAAALFRRTQDLWLPELKTYALALDRDKRPLRVKASDAGHLLWAGAVPEERARELVETLLSQELWSGWGLRTLGAAEARYNPLSYHNGSVWPHDTALFAGGLFRYGFREEGERVARALLDLALSQEDLRLPELVAGFPREPGLPPVPYPVACRPQAWDAASLLYLYALVRGVREW from the coding sequence GTGATCCCCCTGAAAGAAGACGACACCTACCTCGTCCTGAACGCCCGGGGCTTCGCCGAGGAGGGCCCCGAGGGCTTCTACCGGCACGACACCCGCTTCCTGTCCCGCTACCGCCTGGTCCTGCCCGAGGAGCTCCGGCTTCTGGAGGGCCGCGTGCCCCGGCCCGACCGGCTGGTGCAGTTCTGGGGCCGCTTCCGGGGGCCGGACGGCGTGCTCTTCCTCCGCCGGGAGCTGCGGGTGGCGCGGGGCCGGGTGGAGGAGCGGCTCCTTTTCCAAAACCTGTCCCCTGAGCCCCAGGAGCTCCGGGTGGACCTGGAGCTCAGGGGCGAGTTCGCCGACCTCTTCCAGGTCCGGGGGTGGCGGGAGGAGGCGTCCTCCAGGGAGGCCCTGAGCCACCGGGCGGAGGACGGGGTAGAGCAGCGGGTGGTCGTGGACCCGGTCCCGCCCCCCTCGGGTTTCCTCCTCTCCCTCCCGCCCCGAGGGGAGGGGGGGCTCGCCCTCACCCTCCGCCTGGAAAGCCCCCTCGAGGCCTCGGGGGAGCTCCCGGACTACGAGGCCTTCCTGGAGGCCTTCCCCCGGGGGGAGGGTCCCTGGGAGGCCCCCCTCCGCCAGGCCCTTATGGACCTACGGGCCCTCCTCCTCGCCACCCCCGAGGGCCCGGTGCCCGCGGCCGGCATCCCCTGGTTCGTGGCCCCCTTTGGCCGGGACAGCCTCCTCGCCGCCTTCATGCTCCTGCCCTGGGGGAAGGAGGTGGCCCGGGGGGTGCTCCGCTACCTGGCCTACCGCCAGGGGCAGGTCCACGACCCCTCCCGGGAGGAGGAGCCGGGAAAGATCCTCCACGAGGTGCGCCTGGGGGAGCTTTCCCGCACGGGACGGGTCCCCTTTGCCCGCTACTACGGCACCGTGGACGCCACCCCCCTTTTCCTGGTCCTTTTGGGCCGCTATCTGGACCTCACGGGGGACCTGGGCCTGGTGCGGGAGCTCCGCTCCTACTGGGAGAGGGCCCTCGCCTGGGTGGAGGGGGCGGACCTGGACGGGGACGGCCTTTTGGAGTTCCACCCCTCGGGGACGGGCCTGAGCGTCCAGTCCTGGAAGGACTCCCATGACTCCATGAGCCACGCCGACGGCCGCCTGGCCGAACCCCCCCTGGCGGTGAGCGAGGTCCAGGGGTACGCCTACCTGGCCTTCCGCTACGCCGAGGCCTTTTACCGCGCCCTGGGGGAGGAGGCCCACGCCCGGCGCTACCGCGAGCGGGCCGCGGCCCTCTTCCGCCGGACCCAGGACTTGTGGCTTCCCGAGCTCAAGACCTACGCCCTGGCCCTGGACCGCGACAAGCGCCCCCTAAGGGTGAAGGCTTCGGACGCGGGCCACCTCCTCTGGGCCGGGGCGGTGCCGGAGGAGAGGGCCCGGGAGCTGGTGGAAACCCTCCTTTCCCAAGAGCTCTGGTCAGGCTGGGGCCTGCGCACTTTGGGCGCGGCGGAGGCCCGCTACAATCCGCTCTCCTACCACAACGGCTCGGTCTGGCCCCACGACACCGCCCTCTTCGCTGGGGGGCTTTTCCGCTACGGCTTCCGGGAGGAAGGGGAGCGGGTGGCCCGGGCCCTTCTGGACCTGGCCCTTTCCCAGGAGGACCTCCGGCTTCCCGAGCTGGTGGCCGGGTTTCCCCGGGAACCGGGACTGCCCCCGGTGCCTTACCCCGTAGCCTGCCGCCCCCAGGCTTGGGATGCGGCCAGCCTCCTCTACCTTTACGCCCTGGTGCGGGGAGTGCGGGAGTGGTGA
- a CDS encoding ABC transporter substrate-binding protein, whose translation MRRFFWLLVALLGLALAQKEVRISGWGGTDVAIVNGLLKEVVQPKLDKEGIRVVYQPIEGDYTQWLFNALSAGTAPDLFYVDIFWSESLFATGRVEPLDAYFSRQEVSEFLPNLIQAFTYKGKLYGIPKDFNTLALQFNTDLFDEAGVPYPNQQDTWETFEAKLRQVQAKLKDVAGLCLVADFARFGAFAFATGWKPFDEKGHTVLDQNFRRAFEWYTGLVQRGAARFAQDLGEGWTGGCFGGEKAATALEGAWIAGFLRDKAPNLRYRTTFLPLDPVTKKRGNFVYTVSWSLNAASKDKQAAVKVLKALTSPEAQQWVLERGLAIPSRRALANNPYFQRPGKEPELNRIVFAGSGAQGGNVYPFKFLGYGGDWMRPINEALQAVITGQKSVDQALKDAQAALDRLTGRR comes from the coding sequence ATGCGGCGGTTCTTCTGGCTTTTGGTGGCCCTTTTAGGCCTGGCCCTGGCCCAGAAGGAGGTGCGGATCTCCGGCTGGGGCGGCACGGACGTCGCCATCGTCAACGGCCTTCTCAAGGAGGTGGTCCAGCCCAAGCTGGACAAGGAGGGCATCCGGGTCGTTTACCAGCCCATCGAGGGGGACTACACCCAGTGGCTCTTCAACGCCCTTTCCGCGGGCACTGCTCCCGACCTCTTCTACGTGGACATCTTCTGGTCGGAAAGCCTTTTCGCCACGGGGCGGGTGGAACCCCTGGACGCCTACTTCAGCAGGCAGGAGGTTTCCGAGTTCCTCCCCAACCTGATCCAGGCCTTCACCTACAAGGGGAAGCTCTACGGTATCCCCAAGGACTTCAACACCTTGGCCCTCCAGTTCAACACCGACCTTTTTGATGAGGCCGGGGTGCCCTATCCCAACCAGCAGGACACCTGGGAAACCTTTGAGGCCAAGCTGCGCCAGGTGCAGGCCAAGCTGAAGGACGTGGCGGGCCTTTGCCTGGTGGCGGACTTCGCCCGCTTTGGCGCCTTCGCCTTCGCCACGGGGTGGAAGCCCTTTGACGAGAAGGGGCACACCGTTTTGGACCAGAACTTCCGGCGGGCCTTTGAGTGGTACACGGGTCTAGTACAGCGGGGCGCCGCCCGGTTTGCCCAGGACCTGGGAGAGGGCTGGACGGGCGGTTGCTTCGGCGGGGAGAAGGCGGCCACCGCCCTGGAGGGGGCCTGGATCGCGGGGTTCCTGCGGGACAAGGCGCCCAACCTGAGGTACCGGACCACCTTCCTCCCCTTGGACCCCGTGACCAAGAAGCGGGGCAACTTCGTCTACACGGTCTCCTGGAGCCTGAATGCCGCCAGCAAGGACAAGCAGGCGGCGGTGAAGGTGCTCAAGGCCCTCACCTCCCCCGAGGCCCAGCAGTGGGTCCTGGAGCGGGGCCTGGCCATCCCGAGCCGCCGGGCCTTGGCCAACAACCCCTACTTCCAGCGGCCGGGGAAGGAGCCCGAGCTCAACCGCATCGTCTTCGCAGGCTCCGGGGCGCAGGGCGGGAATGTCTACCCCTTCAAGTTCCTCGGCTACGGCGGCGACTGGATGCGCCCCATCAACGAGGCCCTGCAGGCGGTCATTACCGGCCAGAAGAGCGTAGATCAGGCGCTTAAGGACGCCCAGGCAGCCCTGGACCGGCTCACGGGCCGGCGGTAG
- a CDS encoding uroporphyrinogen-III synthase — MVVLTREREKNAPLRTRLEALGVEVLELPLLRQRDLPGLRLLAPRLSGADWVAVTSPEGARRLLQAWREAGSPPLKVAAVGEGTGEVLRRGGLEPAFLPPRATARELARAFPQAERVLFVAGALAGRELEEGLKARGVEVERLEVYATEEAPLEVPWERLKRAEVVALASPSAVRAWARRVGLDLKAACIGPSTAEEARRFFSRVYEAASPGLEGLFRAVLEALGTNVPEELG, encoded by the coding sequence GTGGTGGTGCTTACCCGGGAAAGGGAGAAGAACGCCCCCTTGAGGACGAGGCTTGAGGCCTTGGGGGTGGAGGTCTTGGAGCTCCCGCTCCTTCGGCAGCGGGACCTGCCGGGGCTTCGGCTTCTGGCCCCCCGGCTTTCCGGGGCGGACTGGGTGGCCGTGACCTCCCCCGAGGGGGCCAGGCGGCTCCTTCAGGCCTGGCGGGAGGCGGGAAGCCCCCCCCTTAAGGTGGCGGCGGTAGGGGAGGGGACGGGGGAGGTGCTGCGGCGGGGGGGCCTGGAGCCCGCCTTCCTGCCCCCCCGGGCCACGGCCCGGGAGCTGGCCCGCGCCTTTCCCCAGGCGGAGCGGGTCCTCTTCGTGGCCGGGGCCTTGGCGGGGCGGGAGCTGGAGGAGGGCCTTAAGGCCCGGGGGGTGGAGGTGGAGCGGCTGGAGGTCTACGCCACGGAGGAGGCCCCCCTCGAGGTCCCCTGGGAGAGGCTCAAGCGGGCGGAGGTGGTGGCCCTGGCCAGCCCCAGCGCGGTCCGGGCCTGGGCCAGGCGGGTGGGGCTGGACCTGAAGGCGGCCTGCATCGGCCCCTCCACCGCCGAGGAGGCCCGCCGCTTCTTCAGCCGGGTCTACGAGGCCGCTTCTCCCGGCCTGGAGGGGCTTTTCCGGGCGGTGCTCGAGGCCTTGGGTACGAACGTCCCGGAGGAGTTGGGGTAA
- a CDS encoding IS200/IS605 family accessory protein TnpB-related protein: MTTERSYFQGVQAKLNFPRKEDKHAVLDLMRRFSSARRYAYNRLVEGVPREKLWSVEGPLGTLFGLGSYYIQGALLKAEMALRSAKERGIDPEKVVFGGRKLFLDLRKKHNLKVRKKKKREWKEKRQGLLYCRGKKRAGGNPNLRLEVKGGVLQLRINLGHGTYAPALVQTTHPNLGQLLQRVYARESYNVELTLKEGEVYANFTWEEKAPPLTSTRENGVLALDVNAEPYHLALALVGPDGSLRYHFTLPLDQVDRAPNRGAKETLLWMVAHEVTDFAVANGVAIATERLKHLRKSRRGDGSGRNFRRLQHRFAYASLLRKIHTLALKKGVEILQVNPQDTSTIGMLKYASQLSLSKDVAAAYVIGRRALGFEEKVPKSYQALLADPRFREDAEAFYRERVEELKEGMEKEKNPYLKCRLSREAAKAEKALVLLSPRSSPGSRKEVTGGRNSYGVNPWRVLRVGLFLPFLGGEVPRDLSRLKPVLVQGPPLYRDRGRGKEGGPRSLLPGRADGAREGAVRDLA; this comes from the coding sequence ATGACCACGGAAAGGAGCTACTTCCAAGGAGTCCAGGCCAAGCTCAACTTCCCCAGGAAGGAGGACAAACACGCCGTCCTGGACCTCATGCGCCGCTTCTCCTCCGCCCGCCGCTACGCCTACAACCGGCTGGTGGAAGGGGTCCCCCGCGAAAAGCTGTGGTCCGTGGAAGGCCCCCTAGGCACCCTTTTCGGCCTGGGCAGCTACTACATCCAAGGAGCCCTCCTCAAGGCGGAGATGGCCCTCAGGTCCGCCAAGGAGCGCGGGATAGACCCCGAGAAGGTGGTCTTCGGCGGAAGGAAGCTCTTCCTTGACCTCCGAAAGAAGCACAATCTGAAGGTTCGGAAGAAAAAGAAGCGGGAGTGGAAGGAGAAACGACAGGGACTCCTGTACTGCCGAGGAAAAAAGCGTGCGGGCGGCAACCCCAACCTCAGGCTTGAGGTGAAGGGCGGGGTTCTCCAGCTCCGGATCAACCTGGGCCACGGGACCTACGCTCCCGCCCTGGTCCAGACCACCCACCCCAACCTGGGCCAGCTCCTCCAAAGGGTGTACGCCCGGGAGTCCTACAACGTGGAGCTGACCCTGAAGGAGGGGGAGGTCTACGCCAACTTCACCTGGGAAGAGAAAGCTCCTCCCCTGACCAGTACAAGGGAAAACGGCGTTCTTGCCCTGGACGTGAACGCCGAGCCGTACCACCTCGCCCTAGCCTTAGTCGGTCCAGACGGGAGCTTGCGCTACCACTTCACCCTCCCCCTTGACCAAGTGGACCGAGCCCCCAACCGTGGAGCCAAGGAAACCCTCCTCTGGATGGTGGCCCATGAGGTCACGGACTTCGCCGTGGCCAATGGGGTCGCCATTGCTACCGAACGGTTGAAGCACCTGCGCAAGTCCCGTAGGGGAGACGGCTCAGGCCGCAACTTTAGGAGGCTCCAACACAGGTTTGCCTACGCTTCCCTCCTGAGGAAGATCCACACCTTGGCCCTGAAAAAGGGTGTTGAAATCCTCCAGGTCAATCCCCAGGACACCTCCACCATTGGGATGCTGAAGTACGCCTCCCAGCTCTCCCTCTCCAAGGACGTGGCCGCCGCCTACGTCATCGGGAGGAGGGCTTTGGGGTTTGAGGAGAAGGTCCCCAAAAGCTACCAAGCCCTACTCGCAGACCCCCGTTTCCGGGAGGACGCGGAGGCGTTCTACCGGGAGCGCGTAGAAGAGCTAAAGGAGGGGATGGAGAAGGAGAAAAACCCCTACCTGAAGTGTCGCTTATCCCGTGAGGCGGCTAAAGCCGAGAAGGCTTTGGTCCTGTTAAGCCCGCGGAGCTCACCAGGGAGCCGGAAGGAGGTTACCGGCGGAAGGAACTCCTACGGCGTGAATCCCTGGCGGGTTCTGCGGGTAGGTCTCTTCCTACCCTTCCTTGGGGGTGAGGTGCCGAGGGACTTATCCCGCCTCAAGCCCGTCCTGGTACAGGGCCCACCTCTGTACCGGGACCGTGGGAGGGGGAAGGAGGGTGGACCTAGGTCCTTACTACCGGGAAGGGCCGACGGTGCCCGAGAGGGTGCCGTGAGGGATTTAGCATAA
- a CDS encoding HAD-IA family hydrolase: MNRYDVGNTLILASPRFWLLPLLEERGLEPKGEVRPAVERAFQLYNSRHLEARTLEGALALWRDFHRTLLLGLGLEEERAEEIAQYLIQNWQDPRFWPLAPYAREVLQTLRERGYLLAVVSNWDATLPHILEALGLSPYFQHLAVSALSGYAKPDPRLFQEALSALGVPTATHVGDSEEDRLGAEALGLPFLRVDHLGLFGGLSSLKEVLDFLP; this comes from the coding sequence ATAAACCGGTATGACGTAGGAAACACCCTCATCCTGGCCAGCCCCCGCTTCTGGCTCCTGCCCCTTTTGGAGGAGCGGGGCCTCGAGCCGAAGGGGGAGGTGCGGCCGGCGGTGGAAAGGGCCTTCCAGCTCTACAATTCCCGCCACCTCGAGGCCCGCACCCTGGAGGGGGCCCTGGCCCTGTGGCGGGACTTCCACCGCACCCTCCTCCTTGGGCTCGGCCTGGAGGAGGAGAGGGCGGAGGAGATCGCCCAGTACCTGATCCAGAACTGGCAGGACCCCCGGTTCTGGCCCCTGGCCCCCTACGCCCGCGAGGTCCTCCAGACGCTAAGGGAGCGGGGCTACCTCCTGGCGGTGGTCTCCAACTGGGACGCCACCTTGCCCCACATCCTGGAGGCCTTGGGGCTTTCCCCCTACTTCCAGCACCTGGCCGTAAGCGCCCTCTCCGGCTACGCCAAGCCCGACCCCCGGCTCTTCCAGGAGGCCCTCTCGGCCCTGGGCGTTCCGACCGCCACCCACGTGGGGGACTCGGAGGAGGACCGGCTTGGTGCGGAGGCCTTGGGCCTTCCCTTCCTCCGGGTGGACCACCTGGGACTCTTCGGGGGGCTTTCCTCCTTGAAGGAGGTGCTAGACTTTCTTCCATGA
- a CDS encoding carbohydrate ABC transporter permease, which yields MLPRFWARLAWAYGLLLVLGVFFVAPFLMGFLASLKPDPLEWPFRLRFAQVSPKNWLAAWGLGRAGSGDPWLGGMRPGREVALEVAYFVPRGQEPGLSAQIPRRKPGAGMGAVFESPYAADHVRLEGPFLLERRPARLGEAEGEVYRYRLRLVYPAGEGPFLERVPLDLEVERGVVLVGATLDPTRFERRGRVASWDNVVPGLLGYVFHNYVRAFRETRSLETGESLFLRWTLNSFLLALAKVLTTLVFASMAGYALARMRFPGRQALFLFMLFSMMVPGQVTFISNYLVLRDGIFGLSRLFGVETLLNTYTGLILSGLVGAGAVFIMKQFFESIPREVEEAALIDGATPLQTLFRIVLPMSTPALGALAILTFQGTWNEFFWPFVVLTSPREIYTLPIGLLSFRSAYGQVGDWGLILAGGFFSMVPVLILFAVFQRYFVEGVSVGALKE from the coding sequence ATGCTGCCCCGCTTCTGGGCCCGGCTGGCCTGGGCCTACGGCCTCCTCCTCGTCCTGGGGGTCTTCTTCGTGGCGCCCTTCCTCATGGGGTTTCTGGCGAGCCTAAAACCGGACCCCTTGGAGTGGCCCTTCCGCCTCCGCTTCGCCCAGGTCTCGCCCAAGAACTGGCTGGCCGCCTGGGGGCTGGGCCGGGCGGGCTCGGGGGACCCCTGGCTGGGGGGGATGCGCCCGGGGAGGGAGGTGGCCCTGGAGGTGGCCTATTTCGTCCCCCGGGGGCAAGAGCCCGGGCTTTCCGCCCAGATCCCCCGGCGCAAGCCCGGGGCTGGCATGGGGGCGGTTTTTGAGAGCCCTTACGCTGCGGACCACGTCCGCCTCGAGGGGCCCTTCCTCCTGGAGAGGCGCCCGGCCCGCCTGGGGGAGGCCGAGGGGGAGGTCTACCGCTACCGCCTGCGCCTGGTTTACCCGGCCGGGGAGGGGCCTTTTCTGGAGCGGGTGCCCTTGGACCTGGAGGTGGAGCGGGGCGTGGTCCTGGTGGGGGCCACCCTGGACCCCACCCGGTTTGAGCGGAGGGGGCGGGTGGCGAGCTGGGACAACGTGGTCCCCGGGCTTTTGGGCTACGTCTTCCACAACTACGTGCGGGCCTTCCGGGAGACGCGGAGCCTGGAGACCGGGGAGAGCCTCTTCCTGCGCTGGACCCTGAACTCCTTCCTCCTCGCCCTGGCCAAGGTTCTCACCACCTTGGTGTTCGCCTCCATGGCGGGCTACGCCCTGGCCCGGATGCGCTTTCCCGGGCGGCAGGCCCTCTTCCTGTTCATGCTCTTCAGCATGATGGTGCCCGGCCAGGTGACCTTCATCTCCAACTACCTGGTCCTGAGGGACGGGATCTTCGGGCTTTCGCGGCTCTTCGGGGTGGAGACCCTCCTCAACACCTACACGGGCCTTATCCTCTCGGGCCTGGTGGGGGCGGGGGCGGTCTTCATCATGAAGCAGTTCTTCGAGTCCATCCCCCGGGAGGTGGAGGAGGCGGCCCTCATCGACGGGGCCACCCCCCTGCAGACCCTCTTCCGCATCGTCCTCCCCATGTCCACCCCGGCCCTCGGGGCCTTGGCCATCCTCACCTTCCAGGGGACCTGGAACGAGTTCTTCTGGCCCTTTGTGGTCCTGACGAGCCCCCGGGAGATCTACACCCTGCCCATCGGCCTCCTCTCCTTCCGCAGCGCCTACGGCCAGGTGGGGGACTGGGGGCTTATCCTCGCGGGCGGGTTCTTCTCCATGGTCCCCGTCCTGATCCTCTTTGCGGTCTTCCAGCGCTACTTCGTGGAGGGCGTGAGCGTGGGCGCCCTGAAGGAGTAA
- a CDS encoding carboxymuconolactone decarboxylase family protein, translating to MSVREAIWGEKKERIEEALRALDEDLYRYIRDFAYEEVLARPGLDLKTRELLAITALIALGSPKELATHLEGALRVGATEEEVRETILQSALFLGFPRALAAMKLWEKVRRGGAYPGKGEERPLEDEA from the coding sequence ATGAGCGTCCGGGAGGCCATCTGGGGGGAGAAGAAGGAGCGCATAGAGGAGGCCCTAAGGGCCTTGGACGAGGACCTCTACCGCTACATCCGCGACTTCGCCTACGAGGAGGTCCTGGCCCGGCCCGGGCTGGACCTGAAGACCCGGGAGCTTCTGGCCATCACCGCCCTCATCGCTTTGGGGAGCCCCAAGGAGCTCGCCACCCACCTCGAGGGTGCCCTCCGGGTGGGGGCCACGGAGGAGGAGGTGCGGGAGACCATCCTCCAGTCCGCCCTCTTCCTGGGCTTTCCCCGGGCCCTGGCCGCCATGAAGCTCTGGGAGAAGGTGCGCCGTGGTGGTGCTTACCCGGGAAAGGGAGAAGAACGCCCCCTTGAGGACGAGGCTTGA
- a CDS encoding carbohydrate ABC transporter permease — protein sequence MRLKMRTMEGLYALLLLLPFLFTLGVFFLYAFLRAFYFSFTDYNLFSSPRWIGLANYLRLFQDPLFLTALKHTLAYSAIVTALQTFFALLLAVALNRPLRGVTFFRTLYYLPSVVSTAAASLLLLWLFQRTGLVNQALSLFLARLPHLGTLLALFLVFQGAQLAWARHRKEAASFWDPASATLSFLGAFLGVYALALLGLVRPLEVRVEIPWLPTRATFLGLPYPLWAIILMNTYTTIPTFMVLFLAGLKGIPRTLYEAAALDGAGPWVTFSRITVPLLRPVLFLVVTMGLIGTLQLFDQVLFVGGSGGAPLESTITLAYYVYGNVFPSGAQPRVGLASAAALVLAGLTLLIVLLQRRFGVSERGWS from the coding sequence ATGCGGCTCAAGATGCGCACCATGGAGGGTCTTTATGCCCTCCTTTTGCTCCTCCCCTTCCTCTTTACCTTGGGGGTCTTCTTCCTCTACGCCTTCCTCCGCGCCTTCTACTTCAGCTTTACCGATTACAACCTCTTCTCCTCCCCCAGGTGGATTGGGCTTGCCAACTACCTCCGCTTGTTCCAGGACCCCTTGTTCCTCACGGCGCTGAAGCATACCCTGGCCTACAGCGCCATCGTGACCGCCCTCCAGACCTTCTTCGCCCTGCTTTTGGCCGTGGCCCTGAACCGGCCCCTCCGGGGCGTGACCTTCTTCCGCACCCTCTACTACCTCCCCTCGGTAGTCTCCACGGCGGCGGCGAGCCTTCTTTTGCTCTGGCTTTTCCAGCGCACCGGCCTCGTGAACCAAGCCTTGAGCCTCTTCCTCGCCCGCCTGCCCCACCTCGGGACCCTTCTCGCCCTCTTCCTGGTCTTCCAGGGCGCGCAGCTGGCCTGGGCGCGGCACCGGAAGGAGGCGGCCTCCTTCTGGGACCCCGCCTCTGCCACCCTCTCCTTCCTGGGGGCCTTCCTCGGGGTGTACGCCCTGGCCCTCCTGGGGCTCGTCCGCCCCCTGGAGGTGCGGGTGGAGATCCCCTGGCTGCCCACCCGGGCCACCTTCCTGGGCCTGCCTTACCCCCTTTGGGCCATCATCCTCATGAACACCTACACCACCATCCCCACCTTCATGGTCCTCTTCCTGGCCGGGCTCAAGGGGATCCCCAGGACCCTCTACGAGGCCGCCGCCTTGGACGGGGCGGGCCCCTGGGTCACGTTCAGCCGCATCACCGTCCCCCTCCTGAGGCCCGTCCTTTTCCTGGTGGTCACCATGGGCCTGATCGGCACCCTGCAGCTCTTTGACCAGGTGCTCTTCGTGGGCGGCTCGGGCGGGGCTCCTTTGGAGAGCACCATCACCTTGGCCTACTACGTCTACGGCAACGTCTTCCCCTCGGGGGCCCAGCCCCGGGTGGGCCTGGCCTCGGCCGCCGCCCTTGTCCTGGCCGGGCTCACCCTCCTCATCGTCCTCCTGCAGCGCCGCTTCGGCGTGAGCGAGAGGGGGTGGTCCTGA
- a CDS encoding LacI family DNA-binding transcriptional regulator, whose amino-acid sequence MSKPKAPTIREIARIANVSVGTVSRALNGRPGVSQKTRERVMEAVRTLGYAPNPVARELVGKPSTVGLLLAPGVRRHTPYFVLLLEALAEELWRMGLRVKEAPTDPQGLPLEEARGYVLLGAHDHDPRIEALREAGKPFVLIGVYPGVFWVAPDDVAGGYLATRHLLELGHEEIALLTGYLHHQAGRERLLGYRKALLEAGLPFRPEMVLDGRFDPLSAYRAVRRAWEEGLRFTAIFAASDEMALGAQAALEDLGLRVPEEVSLVGYDDLPEVGEGLTTVHQDLPTLAREAADLLEGALAGEEPRGRRVPVHLVPRGTTARRGVGG is encoded by the coding sequence ATGAGCAAACCCAAAGCACCCACCATTAGGGAGATCGCGCGTATCGCAAACGTTTCCGTAGGGACGGTGAGCCGCGCCCTCAACGGCCGCCCCGGGGTGAGCCAGAAGACCCGGGAACGGGTGATGGAGGCGGTCAGGACCCTGGGGTACGCCCCCAACCCCGTGGCCCGGGAGTTGGTGGGAAAGCCCTCCACCGTGGGCCTCCTCCTGGCCCCCGGGGTGCGCCGCCATACCCCCTACTTCGTCCTGCTTTTGGAAGCCCTAGCCGAGGAGCTGTGGCGGATGGGCCTCCGGGTAAAGGAGGCGCCCACGGACCCCCAAGGCCTTCCCCTGGAGGAGGCCCGGGGCTACGTCCTCCTCGGCGCCCACGACCACGATCCCCGCATTGAGGCCCTGCGAGAGGCGGGCAAGCCCTTCGTCCTGATCGGGGTCTACCCGGGGGTCTTCTGGGTGGCCCCCGACGATGTGGCGGGGGGGTACCTGGCCACCCGGCACCTCCTGGAGCTGGGCCACGAGGAGATCGCCCTCCTCACCGGCTACCTGCACCACCAGGCGGGGCGGGAGAGGCTTCTGGGATACAGGAAGGCCCTCCTCGAGGCCGGCCTCCCCTTCCGTCCGGAGATGGTCCTGGACGGGAGGTTTGACCCCCTGTCCGCCTACCGGGCGGTGCGCAGGGCCTGGGAGGAGGGGCTTCGCTTCACCGCCATTTTCGCCGCCTCGGACGAGATGGCCCTGGGGGCCCAGGCGGCCCTGGAGGACCTGGGCCTTCGCGTTCCCGAGGAGGTGAGCCTGGTGGGCTACGACGACCTCCCCGAGGTGGGGGAGGGGCTCACCACCGTGCACCAGGACCTCCCCACCCTCGCCCGGGAGGCGGCGGACCTCCTCGAGGGGGCCCTTGCCGGGGAAGAGCCCCGGGGAAGGCGCGTGCCCGTCCACCTCGTGCCCCGGGGCACCACGGCGCGAAGGGGGGTGGGAGGCTAG